One segment of Pandoraea pnomenusa DNA contains the following:
- a CDS encoding efflux transporter outer membrane subunit gives MRRTATFLAASAVLWLAGCAVGPDYVRPEIDMPAAFKETGDWKFAQPNDAAAKGDWWAIYQDPVLSDLMSQVDVNNQNIKVAEANYRQALAVASQARSAFFPTIGADAGLTRSSSRVSNTAVSGSGAGGISNSYSLSGTASWEPDIWGSVRRSVEAGNASAQASAADLANARLSAQALLAQNYFDLRVTDAQKALLDRTVAAYEETLRLTQNQYAVGVAQRSDVIQAQSQLQSAQASALDIEVTRAQLEHAIALLVGKAPATFSLAPAPLRAALPPVPASLPSQLLERRPDIASAERAVAAANARIGVAKAAFFPSLTLSATGGFQSSSFADWLTLPSRFWSVGPALAATLFDGGLRRAQTDAAIAAYDAQVATYRQTVLTAFQAVEDNLAALNYLGREAAVQTQAVQSSREAAQLILNQYKAGTVAFQNVLTAQATAYATERTSLTILGRQFTANVLLVTALGGGWHGLPTDGDGAARDDAAPDAAKASGAAAAK, from the coding sequence ATGCGCCGCACGGCCACGTTCCTCGCGGCGAGCGCCGTGCTGTGGCTTGCCGGTTGCGCCGTGGGGCCAGACTACGTCCGCCCGGAAATCGACATGCCGGCCGCATTCAAGGAAACCGGCGACTGGAAATTCGCGCAGCCCAATGACGCCGCAGCCAAGGGCGATTGGTGGGCGATCTACCAGGACCCGGTACTCTCCGACCTGATGTCGCAGGTCGACGTCAACAACCAGAACATCAAGGTGGCCGAGGCGAACTACCGGCAGGCCCTGGCGGTGGCGTCGCAGGCACGCTCGGCGTTCTTCCCGACGATCGGCGCCGACGCCGGACTGACCCGCTCCAGTTCGCGGGTGAGCAACACGGCGGTCAGCGGCTCGGGCGCAGGCGGCATTTCCAACAGTTATTCCCTGTCGGGCACGGCGAGTTGGGAGCCGGATATCTGGGGCAGCGTGCGTCGCTCGGTGGAAGCCGGCAATGCCAGTGCGCAGGCGAGCGCGGCCGATCTGGCCAACGCGCGGCTGTCAGCACAGGCACTGCTTGCGCAGAACTACTTCGACCTGCGCGTGACGGACGCGCAAAAGGCGCTGCTCGATCGCACCGTCGCCGCGTATGAGGAGACGCTCAGACTGACGCAGAATCAATATGCGGTCGGCGTCGCGCAGCGCTCCGACGTCATCCAGGCGCAGTCGCAGTTGCAGTCGGCGCAGGCGTCGGCGCTCGACATCGAAGTGACGCGGGCCCAACTGGAGCATGCGATCGCGCTGCTCGTCGGCAAAGCGCCCGCGACGTTCTCGCTCGCTCCCGCGCCATTGCGTGCGGCCCTGCCTCCGGTGCCGGCCAGTCTGCCGTCGCAATTGCTCGAGCGCCGGCCCGATATCGCATCGGCGGAGCGCGCGGTGGCCGCGGCGAACGCCAGGATCGGCGTGGCCAAGGCGGCCTTCTTCCCTTCACTCACCTTGTCGGCCACGGGCGGCTTCCAGAGCAGCAGCTTTGCCGACTGGCTCACGCTGCCGAGCCGGTTCTGGTCGGTCGGCCCCGCGCTGGCCGCCACGCTCTTCGACGGCGGTCTGCGCCGGGCGCAGACCGACGCCGCCATCGCGGCCTACGACGCGCAGGTGGCGACCTACCGCCAGACAGTGCTCACGGCGTTCCAGGCGGTCGAGGACAACCTTGCCGCGCTGAACTATCTCGGCCGCGAGGCTGCCGTGCAGACGCAGGCGGTGCAGTCCTCCCGTGAGGCCGCGCAGCTCATCCTCAACCAGTACAAGGCCGGCACCGTTGCGTTCCAGAATGTGCTGACGGCCCAGGCCACGGCCTATGCCACCGAGCGCACCTCGCTCACGATTCTCGGACGTCAGTTCACGGCCAATGTGCTGCTGGTGACGGCCCTGGGCGGCGGCTGGCATGGCCTGCCGACCGACGGCGATGGCGCGGCCCGCGACGACGCCGCGCCCGATGCGGCAAAGGCCTCGGGCGCCGCCGCCGCGAAGTGA
- a CDS encoding response regulator produces MTINVVVADDHPIVRFGIRRLLEEREMIHLVGEAANSSELVSLLAKAPCDILVTDFSMPGGHFKDGLFLIGYVRRYFPNIKIIVVTMLENLAILRGMLKLGVHSILSKLDEQSSIADIVCVVADGSRYIPAGLATRLHDAVADDTEVDATKLSGREVEVVRLFVSGLTISEIAFKLSRSVKTVSSQKTNAMRKLGLDRDVDLYHYATRSGIA; encoded by the coding sequence ATGACGATCAATGTCGTGGTCGCGGATGACCATCCGATTGTGCGCTTTGGGATACGACGCCTGCTCGAAGAGCGCGAAATGATTCATCTGGTCGGCGAGGCGGCCAATTCGTCGGAGCTCGTGAGCTTGCTGGCCAAGGCGCCGTGCGACATTCTCGTGACCGATTTCTCGATGCCGGGCGGGCATTTCAAGGATGGCCTGTTTCTCATCGGTTACGTGCGCCGCTACTTTCCCAACATCAAGATCATCGTCGTGACGATGCTGGAGAATCTGGCGATCCTGCGCGGCATGCTCAAGCTGGGGGTTCACTCGATCCTCTCGAAGCTCGACGAGCAAAGCTCGATCGCCGACATCGTGTGCGTGGTGGCGGACGGCAGCCGCTACATCCCGGCGGGGCTGGCGACGCGGCTGCACGACGCCGTGGCCGACGATACCGAGGTCGACGCGACGAAGCTCTCGGGGCGGGAAGTCGAAGTGGTGCGGTTGTTCGTCTCGGGGCTCACCATCAGCGAAATCGCGTTCAAGCTCAGCCGCAGCGTGAAGACCGTCAGTTCCCAGAAGACCAACGCCATGCGCAAGCTCGGCCTCGACCGTGACGTTGATCTCTATCATTACGCCACGCGCTCGGGCATCGCCTGA
- a CDS encoding FUSC family protein, translating into MDYQTDIKKFLYSHYFFSGTRQAVGVVLPALVLFWGMDQHLLGIEVASGALCASVVDINGPLRHKHTELLSCTLLGALTVLITGMATAAQPWQLWITTLILTFGLSMLVVYGMRASLVSFACLMMMVLNVEADLTRHQAVLDAGAVLAGGLWYTYFSLVVCRIWWFRIEQQTLAESFFVTSEYLAAKAAFYDTSTDIDECYRRLIAAQVNVVEKQQAAREIILRNLPRLRTGTLEPRRTMLFNLFINIVDLHETVVSVHTDYPMLRREFADNDVLLFFRDMVRKIANEVDAIGYAIATNEPSRAQRSWRAEFRAIEYEIELMRKQQLPQRSPEAYQALTSTFRRVWSATRIVERMHRNTDLSTAGTATEVQIDQALLRFTSRQSFSPKLLWKNLTFSSPSFRHALRVTIAITAGLIICENWSVLAGQAHSYWVLLTIIVILKPGFSLTKQKNAQRLTGTLVGCVSVLVILSFVQKSWVLLALMFFCMVMGNSLSLFNYGLSVVFMSSYVLLLFHFLLPGSLSVIGERAIDTLIGSAVALVCSYLFPYWEYRLMGPLIRQAVQSTRAYLEASAGRDGKRDDLAYRMARKDMHIAFGNFGGAFKRMMLEPKSKQVCVGELNDLLVQNHVMASYITGMADVLPRRIAADKSGELEQVVSAISDLLSQAVAAPAASVPTDAQAATEAMRDYTRRLDALVVAQEQQPDVSEAQVQEIKQVVHQLKQMLRAGELILRDMRGIRLPA; encoded by the coding sequence ATGGACTACCAGACCGATATCAAGAAGTTCCTCTACAGCCACTACTTTTTCAGCGGCACCCGGCAGGCAGTGGGTGTCGTGCTGCCCGCTCTCGTGTTGTTCTGGGGCATGGACCAGCACCTGCTCGGTATCGAAGTCGCCTCCGGCGCGCTCTGCGCGAGCGTGGTCGACATCAACGGACCGCTGCGACACAAGCACACGGAGCTGCTCAGCTGCACCCTGCTCGGCGCCCTCACCGTCCTCATTACCGGCATGGCCACGGCCGCCCAGCCCTGGCAACTGTGGATCACCACGCTGATCCTGACGTTCGGCCTCTCGATGCTGGTCGTGTATGGCATGCGCGCCTCGCTGGTGAGCTTTGCCTGCCTGATGATGATGGTCCTGAATGTCGAGGCCGATCTCACGCGGCATCAGGCCGTGCTGGACGCCGGCGCCGTGCTCGCGGGCGGGCTCTGGTACACCTATTTCAGTCTCGTCGTCTGTCGCATCTGGTGGTTTCGCATCGAACAGCAGACACTCGCGGAGAGTTTCTTCGTCACGTCGGAATATCTGGCGGCCAAAGCGGCCTTTTACGATACCTCGACCGATATCGACGAATGTTACCGGCGCCTGATCGCCGCGCAGGTCAATGTCGTGGAAAAGCAGCAGGCCGCGCGCGAGATCATCCTGCGCAACCTGCCGCGCCTGCGTACCGGCACGCTCGAGCCGCGCCGCACGATGCTGTTCAACCTGTTCATCAACATCGTCGATCTGCACGAGACGGTAGTTTCGGTGCACACCGACTACCCGATGTTGCGCCGCGAATTCGCGGACAACGACGTACTGCTGTTCTTCCGCGACATGGTGCGCAAGATCGCGAACGAGGTGGATGCCATCGGCTACGCCATCGCCACGAACGAACCCTCGCGGGCGCAACGCAGCTGGCGGGCGGAATTCCGCGCCATCGAGTACGAGATCGAGCTGATGCGCAAGCAACAGTTGCCGCAGCGCTCACCCGAGGCCTATCAGGCGCTCACGAGCACCTTCCGCCGCGTATGGAGCGCCACGCGCATCGTGGAGCGCATGCATCGCAATACGGATCTATCCACGGCCGGCACGGCCACCGAGGTGCAGATCGATCAGGCGCTGCTGCGCTTTACCTCGCGCCAGAGCTTCTCGCCGAAGCTGCTCTGGAAAAACCTGACATTCTCGTCGCCGAGTTTTCGTCATGCGCTGCGCGTGACGATTGCCATCACGGCCGGCCTGATCATCTGCGAGAACTGGTCGGTGCTCGCCGGCCAGGCGCACAGCTATTGGGTGCTGCTCACCATCATCGTGATTCTGAAGCCGGGCTTCAGCCTGACGAAGCAGAAGAACGCCCAGCGTCTGACGGGCACGCTCGTGGGCTGCGTGAGCGTGCTGGTCATCCTCTCGTTCGTGCAAAAGTCCTGGGTGCTGCTTGCGCTCATGTTCTTCTGCATGGTCATGGGGAACAGTCTGTCGCTCTTCAACTACGGCCTGTCGGTGGTATTCATGTCGTCGTATGTGTTGTTGCTGTTCCACTTCCTGCTGCCGGGATCGCTGTCGGTCATCGGCGAGCGCGCCATCGACACCCTGATCGGCTCGGCCGTCGCGCTGGTGTGCTCGTACCTGTTCCCATACTGGGAGTACCGTCTGATGGGACCGCTCATTCGCCAGGCCGTGCAATCGACCCGTGCTTACCTCGAGGCGAGCGCCGGGCGCGACGGCAAGCGCGACGATCTGGCCTATCGCATGGCGCGCAAGGACATGCACATCGCCTTCGGCAATTTCGGCGGGGCGTTCAAGCGCATGATGCTCGAGCCAAAGTCCAAGCAGGTCTGCGTCGGGGAACTGAACGATTTGCTGGTGCAGAACCACGTCATGGCGTCATACATCACGGGCATGGCGGATGTGCTGCCGCGTAGAATCGCGGCGGACAAGAGCGGCGAGCTCGAGCAGGTCGTCTCGGCCATCAGCGATCTGCTGTCACAGGCGGTGGCCGCGCCGGCGGCGTCGGTGCCGACGGATGCGCAGGCCGCGACCGAGGCCATGCGGGACTATACGCGGCGTCTCGATGCCTTGGTCGTGGCGCAGGAACAGCAACCGGATGTGTCCGAAGCGCAAGTGCAGGAGATCAAACAGGTAGTGCACCAACTCAAGCAGATGCTGCGCGCCGGCGAGCTGATTCTTCGGGATATGCGAGGGATTCGTCTGCCTGCCTGA